The Antarcticibacterium sp. 1MA-6-2 genome has a window encoding:
- a CDS encoding MMPL family transporter — protein sequence MFQIHNFLLRHKLLAVVALLCFIGAIVFLALKINLEEDIASLIPSGERQDVLRKVLDQTEFSDKLIITVSSTSEEPDPEEVTLYAQQFLDSLELQLPEYVEDVQGKVPEEGIREIYNFVYNNLPLFLNEDDYSEIEERLPRDSIKNLLEENYKTLISPTGLVTKDFIFKDPLSITSLGLQKLQELQVDEDFELYNNFLITKDHRHVLLFLSTALPASETEENALFIRKLDQIQQNLNQEFAKVEGDYFGGVLYSIANARQIKKDIQLTIGIAACILLFILIFYYRRLYVPLVLFLPVVIGGLTAVAALYLIKDTVSAISLGIGAILLGISIDYSLHILTHFKSNRNVGKLYREVTGPVLMSSFTTAIAFLCLLFVRSEALNDLGIFAAISVVVSSIFALILIPLLYKIPETIREKPTFIDKISSFSFHKNNPLVIIISLMFVIGLFTFTSVNFNSDLAELNYEPEEIKIKEQKVQQIAGRAAKSIYLVSYGNSIDEALENNNELYGELQELEEEGEISNFSSIGGVVLSTRTQLERITRWNEFWTEPTEQQVRKNLVRESDSFGFRAESFDSFYNLLSENFETLYLDDYRNISILYLDDFISSGENFATVTTSINVEPENLQQVIDRFDGRDNTVVIDRKQLNETFLGNLKNDFNRLIGYSLLAVFLMLLFFYRSIELTLLTLIPIGVTWVIALGLMAILKIDFNILNIIISTFIFGLGLDYSIFITNAFLKEYESSTKVLNTYRTSILLSVITTLLGIGALFFAKHPVLRSISVVSIIGILAAVSVAFVIQGFIFDRLFVKRKKEGRPPFSLSSLYYRSKFIGNENQLYFKKEVYDNYRYKKAFDEVKREFETDKERYLKIAEFLDEKDQVLHIHSGYGVLPVFLSYKSGATGITGYEPDPEKSEVAENTFRNTSNNLSFT from the coding sequence ATGTTTCAGATTCACAACTTCTTATTACGACACAAATTACTTGCAGTTGTCGCACTATTATGTTTTATTGGCGCCATAGTTTTTCTTGCCTTAAAGATCAATCTGGAGGAAGATATTGCCAGCCTGATTCCTTCCGGAGAAAGGCAGGATGTACTGCGGAAGGTGCTGGATCAAACAGAATTTTCAGATAAACTAATTATTACTGTTTCTTCAACTTCTGAAGAACCCGATCCCGAAGAGGTAACATTATATGCGCAACAGTTTTTAGATTCCCTTGAACTTCAACTGCCGGAATATGTAGAAGATGTTCAGGGTAAAGTACCGGAGGAAGGCATCAGGGAAATCTACAATTTCGTTTACAACAACCTCCCTCTTTTTCTAAATGAAGATGATTATTCTGAAATAGAAGAAAGACTTCCCCGGGACAGTATCAAAAACCTACTTGAGGAAAATTATAAAACTCTCATCTCACCCACGGGATTGGTTACCAAGGATTTTATTTTTAAAGATCCTCTATCCATTACCAGCCTCGGACTACAAAAGCTTCAGGAATTACAGGTAGATGAAGATTTTGAATTGTACAACAACTTCCTGATCACCAAAGATCACAGGCACGTACTCCTGTTTCTTTCTACAGCCTTACCCGCTTCTGAGACCGAAGAAAATGCACTTTTTATCAGGAAGCTGGACCAAATTCAGCAAAACCTTAATCAGGAATTCGCAAAGGTAGAAGGAGATTATTTTGGTGGAGTTCTTTACTCCATAGCCAACGCGAGACAAATTAAAAAGGATATACAATTAACCATTGGTATAGCCGCTTGTATTCTGCTATTCATTTTGATTTTTTACTACAGAAGGCTCTACGTGCCTCTTGTTTTATTTCTCCCGGTCGTCATTGGAGGACTTACAGCTGTAGCTGCTTTATACCTTATTAAAGATACTGTATCTGCAATTTCCCTTGGAATAGGGGCCATTCTTTTAGGTATAAGTATAGATTATTCTTTGCACATCCTTACTCACTTCAAAAGTAACAGGAATGTGGGAAAACTATATCGCGAGGTGACGGGTCCGGTTTTAATGAGCAGCTTTACAACTGCTATTGCGTTCCTATGTCTGTTATTTGTAAGAAGTGAAGCCTTAAATGACCTGGGAATCTTTGCAGCGATAAGTGTAGTGGTATCTTCAATCTTTGCACTGATCCTGATCCCTTTGCTTTACAAGATCCCCGAGACAATTCGGGAGAAGCCAACTTTCATCGACAAAATTTCCTCCTTTAGCTTCCATAAGAATAATCCATTGGTCATTATAATCTCATTGATGTTTGTGATTGGCCTGTTCACTTTCACATCGGTTAATTTTAATTCAGACCTGGCAGAACTAAATTATGAGCCGGAAGAGATAAAAATTAAGGAGCAGAAGGTTCAACAAATTGCCGGGAGAGCTGCCAAATCAATTTATCTCGTATCCTACGGAAACTCTATTGATGAAGCCCTCGAAAACAATAACGAACTATACGGGGAGCTTCAGGAATTGGAGGAGGAGGGGGAAATATCCAATTTCAGTAGTATAGGAGGGGTGGTGCTCTCTACCAGAACGCAACTGGAGAGGATTACCAGATGGAATGAATTCTGGACAGAACCTACAGAACAGCAGGTACGGAAGAATTTGGTCCGGGAATCGGACAGCTTCGGCTTTCGTGCTGAGAGTTTTGATAGTTTTTATAATCTGCTTTCAGAAAATTTTGAAACGCTTTATCTGGACGATTACAGGAATATTTCAATTTTATACCTTGATGATTTCATTTCTTCCGGAGAAAATTTTGCCACGGTTACAACCTCCATTAATGTTGAGCCGGAAAATCTTCAACAGGTGATCGACAGGTTTGATGGAAGGGATAATACAGTTGTCATTGACCGAAAGCAACTTAACGAAACTTTCCTTGGAAACCTGAAGAATGATTTCAACAGATTGATTGGCTATTCCTTACTGGCAGTATTCCTGATGTTACTATTCTTTTACAGGTCTATTGAGTTGACTTTACTCACTTTAATTCCAATTGGTGTAACCTGGGTAATTGCCCTGGGATTAATGGCAATTTTAAAAATTGATTTTAATATCCTGAATATTATTATTTCCACCTTCATTTTTGGCCTGGGACTGGATTACAGTATTTTTATCACCAATGCTTTTTTGAAGGAGTACGAATCCTCAACCAAAGTTCTCAATACCTATAGGACCTCAATCTTACTATCGGTTATTACAACCCTTCTGGGGATTGGCGCTTTGTTCTTCGCAAAACACCCGGTACTGCGGTCCATTTCTGTTGTTTCAATAATAGGCATTTTAGCCGCAGTATCTGTGGCCTTTGTTATACAGGGCTTTATTTTTGACAGGCTCTTCGTAAAGAGAAAAAAAGAGGGAAGACCCCCTTTTAGTTTAAGCAGCCTCTATTATAGATCGAAGTTTATTGGAAATGAAAATCAGCTCTATTTTAAAAAGGAGGTTTACGATAATTACAGGTATAAAAAAGCGTTTGACGAGGTAAAGAGAGAATTCGAAACTGATAAGGAGCGATATCTAAAAATAGCAGAATTTCTGGATGAAAAGGATCAGGTATTACATATTCACTCCGGTTATGGAGTTCTTCCTGTTTTTCTTTCTTACAAAAGTGGAGCTACCGGAATAACAGGCTATGAACCCGACCCTGAAAAAAGTGAAGTAGCAGAAAATACTTTCAGAAATACATCAAATAATCTGAGTTTCACTTAG
- a CDS encoding outer membrane lipoprotein carrier protein LolA, with the protein MLLPAILIAQKKELTDAEIKSFKTEVAKHAENLESLSSDFNQVKYMQLMKDEAVSEGKLYYKTPDVLKWEYHEPYNYHILFKENQLFLNDDGVKSSTNLKANKLFGKLVSLISGSVNGKLLEDPENFKVTYYNSGKNVQAIIVPLDESVREMFSEIIMIFNGENFVDSVKLMEENGDYTHITFRNITLNAKLDPAVFQQ; encoded by the coding sequence TTGCTTTTACCTGCTATACTTATAGCTCAAAAGAAAGAACTTACCGATGCGGAAATTAAATCTTTTAAAACCGAAGTCGCAAAGCACGCAGAAAATCTGGAAAGTCTTTCCAGTGATTTTAATCAGGTAAAGTATATGCAGCTTATGAAGGATGAGGCTGTAAGTGAAGGAAAACTATACTATAAAACACCCGATGTACTTAAATGGGAATACCATGAACCCTATAATTATCATATCCTTTTTAAAGAAAATCAATTATTCCTAAATGACGATGGCGTCAAGAGTTCAACGAACTTAAAGGCTAATAAATTATTTGGAAAACTGGTAAGCCTAATTTCCGGCAGTGTCAATGGAAAACTATTAGAAGATCCTGAAAACTTTAAAGTTACCTATTATAATTCCGGAAAAAATGTACAGGCCATAATTGTTCCGCTGGATGAATCTGTCAGGGAAATGTTTAGTGAGATCATTATGATTTTTAACGGAGAAAATTTTGTGGATTCTGTTAAGCTAATGGAGGAAAATGGGGATTATACGCACATTACCTTCAGGAATATAACACTTAATGCGAAACTGGATCCGGCAGTTTTTCAGCAGTAA
- a CDS encoding polysaccharide deacetylase family protein has translation MSFKTLNKIVLAILLIAAMLSALQLIPGLLIIGFILGYVSFLLFVSTNIQLNFFVQAYNNNPYEEEDRIALTFDDGPVENTLKILEVLDKYKVKASFFCIGNNIEEHPEIFNLILKKGHFVGNHTYTHTRKMGFLSVETLVEEIRRCDQVMKETGGITPTTFRPPFGIINPRTQKALDITGHKVIGWNLRSYDAIIESEEIVVRRVLNRIKPGDVILFHDSKERTVEILEQLLIFLKANNFDPVRVDDLFQIDAYN, from the coding sequence TTGAGCTTTAAAACTTTAAATAAAATAGTACTGGCCATTCTTCTTATAGCGGCTATGCTTTCTGCTTTACAATTAATTCCCGGACTGTTGATAATAGGTTTTATACTGGGATATGTAAGTTTTCTGCTTTTCGTTTCTACAAATATCCAATTGAATTTTTTCGTGCAGGCATATAACAATAATCCTTACGAGGAAGAGGACCGTATCGCTCTTACTTTTGACGACGGACCTGTAGAAAACACGCTAAAAATCCTGGAAGTCCTTGACAAGTACAAGGTAAAAGCCAGCTTTTTCTGCATTGGGAATAACATAGAAGAGCATCCTGAAATTTTTAATCTTATCCTGAAAAAAGGTCACTTTGTGGGAAATCATACTTATACCCATACCCGCAAAATGGGATTCCTATCTGTGGAAACTCTTGTCGAAGAGATCCGCAGGTGTGATCAGGTAATGAAAGAAACAGGTGGAATTACCCCCACGACTTTTAGGCCACCCTTCGGAATCATTAATCCAAGGACACAAAAGGCCCTGGACATTACGGGGCACAAAGTGATTGGTTGGAATTTGCGTTCTTACGACGCCATTATAGAATCTGAAGAAATTGTGGTGAGGCGGGTGTTGAACAGGATTAAGCCCGGGGATGTCATTTTATTTCACGACAGTAAGGAGAGAACCGTAGAAATATTGGAACAATTGTTGATATTTTTGAAAGCTAATAATTTTGACCCTGTAAGGGTTGATGACTTATTTCAGATAGATGCATATAATTAA
- a CDS encoding DUF2062 domain-containing protein: protein MKNQPVYQSRFDALKCCILVPTYNNEKSLASVLRDLMLYTSNIIVVNDGSTDSTHNILKNFSDLNIYEYDQNRGKGAALNYGFKKAEDLGYAYAITIDSDGQHYPDDLDIFLSELESKEGDKEILLVGDRNMGRDGIPGKSTTGNKFSNFWYLVVTGINLRDTQSGYRLYPLKIVNPIKLYTNKFEYEIEIIVKAAWRGVDVKNVPIKVFYEDNRVTHFRPFWDVTRIVLLYMWFVLVSFFYIHPRNKYREFREKGFKRFWREDIIKSQELAHKKAAAVALGVFVGMSPFWGLHTLLVFLLAAAFKLNKVTAFLFSNISIPPLIPIIVYAGYQLGSLIKGKGFAWELRLSDFDSSAEVFSGLGQYLLGSFVLAGIVAFLLWIVFYFLFSVSNQKQVVKP from the coding sequence TTGAAAAATCAACCTGTATATCAGTCCAGATTTGACGCTCTTAAGTGCTGTATTCTGGTGCCTACCTATAACAATGAAAAAAGCCTGGCGAGTGTTCTCCGGGACCTTATGTTGTATACCAGCAACATCATCGTAGTTAATGATGGCTCCACAGACAGCACCCATAACATCTTAAAAAATTTTTCTGACCTAAATATTTATGAATACGATCAAAACAGGGGGAAAGGTGCGGCCTTAAATTATGGATTTAAAAAAGCTGAAGATCTGGGCTACGCGTATGCCATCACTATAGATTCTGACGGGCAGCATTATCCCGATGATCTGGACATTTTTCTTAGCGAACTGGAATCAAAAGAAGGAGATAAAGAGATTTTATTGGTCGGTGACCGAAATATGGGCAGGGACGGAATTCCCGGAAAAAGCACAACAGGAAATAAATTTTCTAACTTTTGGTATCTAGTGGTAACCGGAATTAATTTAAGGGACACCCAAAGTGGATACAGGCTTTATCCTCTTAAAATTGTAAACCCAATAAAGCTTTACACTAATAAATTTGAATACGAGATCGAGATCATTGTAAAAGCTGCCTGGAGGGGAGTGGATGTGAAAAACGTTCCAATTAAAGTATTCTATGAAGATAATCGCGTGACTCACTTCAGGCCTTTCTGGGATGTTACGAGGATCGTGCTGCTTTATATGTGGTTTGTACTGGTGAGTTTCTTTTATATCCATCCCCGTAATAAATACAGAGAATTCAGGGAAAAAGGATTTAAAAGATTCTGGAGAGAAGATATCATTAAGAGCCAGGAGCTAGCACATAAGAAAGCAGCTGCTGTTGCTTTGGGAGTTTTTGTGGGGATGTCGCCTTTTTGGGGTTTACACACCTTGCTGGTATTTTTGCTGGCCGCCGCTTTTAAACTTAACAAGGTTACGGCATTTCTATTCTCCAATATCAGCATTCCACCTTTAATTCCTATTATAGTATATGCAGGATATCAATTAGGCTCCTTAATAAAGGGTAAAGGTTTTGCCTGGGAACTCCGACTTAGCGATTTTGATTCCAGTGCAGAGGTTTTCAGCGGCCTGGGCCAATACCTGCTGGGCAGTTTTGTTCTTGCAGGAATAGTCGCATTCCTTCTTTGGATTGTCTTTTATTTCTTATTTTCGGTATCTAACCAAAAGCAGGTGGTGAAACCTTAA